The window GGGCGTGCCCATGCCGCTGGCGATCCTGGCGGCCTTCGTGGTCGGCGGGCTGGCGGGGCTGCTCAACGGCGTGCTGGTCACGCGGCTGGGCCTGCCGTCGCTGGCGGTGACCATCGGCACGCTCGCGCTGTACCGGGGGCTCGCCTTCGTGCTGCTGGGCGACCGCGCTATCGCGGATTTCCCGCAGGCGTACACGAACTTCGGCTTCGGCACGGTGCCCGGCACGCTGATCCCCATTCCCATCGCGCTCGGCACGGTGCTGGCCATCCTGACCGCCGTGATCCTGCACGCCACTCCCTTCGGCCGCAGCCTGTACGCCATCGGCGCGAACGAGGTCGCCGCGCGCTTCTCCGGCCTGCGGGTCGAGCGCACCAAACTGCTCCTGTTCGTGATGTCGGGCCTGATGTCGGCCCTGGCGGGGGTCGTGTACACCTTCCGCTTCGCCAGTGCGCGCGGCGACAACGCCACCGGCTTCGAACTCGGCGTGATCGCGGCCGTGCTGCTCGGCGGTGTCAGTATCTTCGGCGGGCGCGGCAGCGTGATCGGCGCGGTGCTCGCCGTGTTCCTGATCGGCCTGATCAACGGCGCGCTGACCATCGTGGATGTCAGCAACGAGATCCTCACCATCGTCACCGGCCTGCTGCTGATCGGCTCGGTGCTCGTCCCCAACCTCGTGGCCCGCGTCCAGGCCGCCCGGCAGCGTCGCCGCCCCAGGGGGGAAGCCGTGTCGCCCTGACGTGCAGGCCCTCGGCCCGGCTTCACCGCCCTCGCCCCTCACTCCTGACCTGGAGGTCGTATGAAATCACGTTCCCTGCTCCTGTCCGCGCTCGCC of the Deinococcus sp. KSM4-11 genome contains:
- a CDS encoding ABC transporter permease, with the protein product MKALMSGLRNLPGWETTLVVLVVVALLGGGLLSGDFLTGQNLSFLTANFSETLLMALTMTLLVIVAEIDLSVASILGLCSAVLGVLFAAGVPMPLAILAAFVVGGLAGLLNGVLVTRLGLPSLAVTIGTLALYRGLAFVLLGDRAIADFPQAYTNFGFGTVPGTLIPIPIALGTVLAILTAVILHATPFGRSLYAIGANEVAARFSGLRVERTKLLLFVMSGLMSALAGVVYTFRFASARGDNATGFELGVIAAVLLGGVSIFGGRGSVIGAVLAVFLIGLINGALTIVDVSNEILTIVTGLLLIGSVLVPNLVARVQAARQRRRPRGEAVSP